One Micromonospora craniellae genomic region harbors:
- a CDS encoding DUF6077 domain-containing protein, translating to MTDQTVAATVPTAVDGPTAPGRLRWVGRRVGAVTAVLPAVLTDGAVLAFALWTLLYHAALPLGLAPSVTFRTWLVACVVLALLAPPLRWWWRRRVGRAAPGGGTPETAGTDRGPGTDPEVEPPGRTPVAPRRWTVPVLFFGVVAAITAGLAGTPAGDGLSWWVPASAGAVAAVGAVLLTRRTWRVTPATRPPTPAPTATQSAYALLVSGLVAVASLLIARNTPDDVYYVGRSVWVAQRDVVPLNDFLFSENVLPAMASLPPTASIEVFAGALGRFLDIHAASATWYVLLPVLAVLAVLALWRVVQQWAPRRPVLAFTVAIAFLGLVAGPDAALGTFHLPRLYEGKGMFVSAVVPLMWYYLTRWFDDRSPRILVLIVALSVTAIGLSTTAAIILPMLAGGAALMMTLVGRWKAALAAGVAAVAYPVGAVIVTQVVLGQGTATGADAIVYDAEYTYRRTFEVGIVGVIGGLALWCGPLLVRRRTPALLAAGGTLTLSVLLVPGVLEWLAALTGISVVLWRVPWLLALPALVGLLCTVWLPTGLRAVRALVGVALAGVMVASFAAFATPMWSERSWVEVHDRPTWKLPQHRQSIVFWIDGLDRPDGFLLAPDTIMRTTPIVTSEMRVVLPRDFYLVEYDLTSQFAKDRLLLTRFASGAPADERPTPEEVAGALERVDVGTICVYGGNRYARQTAGELGYVEFASRRVPGRSGIVVCLRRV from the coding sequence ATGACCGACCAGACCGTCGCCGCGACCGTTCCGACCGCGGTCGACGGACCGACCGCACCGGGCCGCCTGCGGTGGGTCGGGCGCCGGGTCGGTGCCGTGACCGCCGTGTTGCCCGCCGTGCTCACCGACGGTGCCGTACTTGCCTTCGCGCTCTGGACGCTGCTGTATCACGCGGCCCTGCCGCTCGGTCTCGCCCCGTCGGTGACGTTCCGGACCTGGCTGGTCGCCTGCGTGGTGTTGGCCCTGCTCGCGCCACCGCTCCGATGGTGGTGGCGTCGGCGCGTGGGCCGGGCCGCCCCGGGCGGCGGGACGCCGGAAACGGCCGGCACGGATCGGGGACCCGGCACGGACCCGGAGGTCGAACCGCCCGGCCGGACGCCGGTGGCCCCGCGTCGGTGGACCGTGCCGGTCCTGTTCTTCGGTGTTGTCGCGGCGATCACCGCCGGCCTGGCCGGAACGCCGGCCGGCGACGGTCTGTCCTGGTGGGTGCCGGCCTCGGCCGGGGCGGTGGCCGCCGTCGGCGCGGTGCTGCTGACCCGGCGGACCTGGCGGGTCACCCCGGCGACCCGGCCACCCACGCCGGCACCGACCGCCACGCAGTCGGCGTACGCGCTGCTGGTCTCCGGGCTGGTCGCGGTGGCCTCGCTGCTCATCGCCCGGAACACCCCCGACGACGTCTACTACGTGGGCCGGTCGGTGTGGGTGGCGCAACGGGACGTCGTCCCGCTCAACGACTTCCTGTTCAGCGAGAACGTGCTCCCGGCGATGGCCTCGCTGCCGCCGACCGCCAGCATCGAGGTCTTCGCCGGTGCGCTCGGTCGGTTCCTCGACATCCACGCCGCCTCGGCGACCTGGTACGTGCTGCTGCCGGTGCTGGCCGTGCTGGCCGTGCTGGCGCTCTGGCGGGTGGTGCAGCAGTGGGCCCCCCGACGTCCGGTGCTCGCGTTCACCGTGGCGATCGCCTTCCTCGGGCTGGTCGCCGGCCCGGACGCCGCCCTGGGCACCTTTCACCTGCCCCGGCTCTACGAGGGCAAGGGCATGTTCGTCTCCGCCGTCGTACCGCTGATGTGGTATTACCTGACCCGCTGGTTCGACGACCGGTCCCCGCGCATCCTGGTGCTGATCGTCGCGCTGTCGGTCACCGCGATCGGGCTCAGCACCACCGCGGCGATCATCCTGCCGATGCTGGCCGGCGGCGCCGCACTGATGATGACGTTGGTGGGCCGCTGGAAGGCGGCGCTGGCCGCCGGTGTGGCCGCCGTGGCGTACCCGGTCGGCGCGGTGATCGTGACGCAGGTGGTCCTCGGGCAGGGCACCGCGACCGGGGCGGACGCGATCGTCTACGACGCCGAGTACACCTACCGGCGTACCTTCGAGGTCGGCATCGTCGGCGTGATCGGCGGGCTGGCGCTGTGGTGCGGGCCGCTGCTGGTCCGCCGCCGCACCCCCGCCCTGCTGGCGGCCGGTGGCACCCTGACGCTGAGCGTCCTGCTGGTGCCGGGCGTGCTGGAGTGGCTCGCCGCGCTCACCGGCATCTCGGTGGTCCTCTGGCGGGTGCCGTGGCTGCTCGCCCTGCCCGCGCTGGTCGGGCTGCTCTGCACGGTCTGGCTGCCCACCGGGCTGCGGGCCGTGCGCGCCCTGGTGGGGGTGGCGCTGGCCGGGGTGATGGTGGCCTCGTTCGCCGCATTCGCCACTCCGATGTGGTCGGAGCGTAGCTGGGTGGAGGTGCACGACCGGCCGACCTGGAAGCTGCCGCAGCACCGGCAGAGCATCGTGTTCTGGATCGACGGTCTGGACCGGCCGGACGGCTTCCTGCTCGCGCCCGACACCATCATGCGGACCACGCCGATCGTGACCAGCGAGATGCGGGTCGTGCTGCCGCGCGACTTCTATCTGGTCGAGTACGACCTGACGTCGCAGTTCGCCAAGGATCGGCTGTTGCTGACCCGGTTCGCCAGCGGGGCGCCGGCCGACGAGCGTCCCACCCCGGAGGAGGTCGCCGGAGCGTTGGAGCGGGTGGACGTCGGCACGATCTGTGTCTATGGCGGAAACCGCTACGCCCGCCAGACCGCCGGCGAACTGGGTTACGTCGAGTTCGCCAGTCGTCGGGTGCCGGGCCGGTCCGGCATCGTGGTCTGTCTGCGTCGTGTCTGA
- a CDS encoding acyltransferase, whose protein sequence is MTDESPSTVFVHPTADVEQGAQVGDGTKVWHLAHVRSSAQVGAGCVIGRNVYVDAGVTVGDLVKIQNNVSVYQGVTLEDEVFVGPCAVFTNDFRPRAQNPDWKITPTVVRRGASIGANATLVCGIEVGEYAMIAAGSVVTRDVAPYQLVAGNPARPKGWVDERGEVVSRDVDNPPQRG, encoded by the coding sequence TTGACTGACGAGAGCCCCTCCACCGTCTTCGTGCATCCGACCGCCGACGTCGAGCAGGGCGCCCAGGTCGGCGACGGGACCAAGGTGTGGCACCTGGCCCACGTCCGGTCGTCTGCGCAGGTCGGTGCGGGCTGCGTGATCGGACGCAACGTGTACGTCGACGCGGGTGTCACGGTCGGCGACCTCGTGAAGATCCAGAACAACGTCTCCGTCTACCAGGGGGTGACCCTGGAGGACGAGGTGTTCGTGGGCCCGTGCGCGGTCTTCACCAACGACTTCCGCCCCCGCGCGCAGAATCCGGACTGGAAGATCACCCCCACCGTGGTACGCCGGGGCGCCTCGATCGGTGCGAACGCCACGTTGGTCTGCGGCATCGAGGTCGGCGAGTACGCGATGATCGCCGCCGGTTCGGTGGTCACCCGGGACGTCGCGCCGTACCAACTCGTGGCGGGCAACCCGGCGCGGCCGAAGGGTTGGGTCGACGAGCGCGGCGAGGTCGTCTCGCGCGACGTGGACAACCCGCCGCAGCGCGGCTGA